The Streptomyces sp. NBC_01255 genome window below encodes:
- a CDS encoding chitinase: protein MPGLRIPRVLGAGLVTLLAAAALTAPAAAESPRPARTPVSALAPAEAAADTCALKPKPAGKVLQGYWENWDGAANGVHPPFGWAPIDDPRFAAHGYNVINAAFPVIRSDGTVLWEDGMDNTVRVPTPAEMCRAKAGGATILMSIGGAAAGIDLSSRAVADRFVATIVPILQKYNFDGIDIDIETGLVGSGAIGTLSASQANLVHIIDGVLARMPAGFGLTMAPETAYVTGGSVAYGSIWGAYLPIVKKYADNGRLWWLNMQYYNGSMYGCSGDSYAAGTVAGFVAQTDCLNRGLVIQGTTIRVPYDKQVPGLPAQPGAGGGHMAPSTVAQAWNHYGGALKGLMTWSANWDGSKNWTFGDNVKALQGR, encoded by the coding sequence ATGCCAGGCCTTCGGATCCCCCGTGTCCTCGGAGCGGGGCTCGTCACCCTGCTCGCGGCCGCCGCCCTCACCGCCCCCGCTGCGGCCGAAAGCCCGCGGCCCGCCCGTACCCCCGTCTCCGCCCTCGCCCCGGCGGAGGCCGCCGCGGACACCTGTGCCCTCAAACCGAAGCCCGCGGGGAAGGTGCTCCAGGGGTACTGGGAGAACTGGGACGGCGCGGCCAACGGCGTCCACCCGCCCTTCGGCTGGGCGCCCATCGACGACCCGCGCTTCGCGGCCCACGGCTACAACGTCATCAACGCCGCCTTCCCCGTGATCCGTTCGGACGGGACGGTGCTGTGGGAGGACGGCATGGACAACACCGTCCGGGTGCCCACCCCGGCGGAGATGTGCCGGGCCAAGGCGGGCGGCGCGACCATCCTGATGTCGATCGGCGGCGCCGCCGCCGGTATCGACCTGAGCTCGCGCGCCGTCGCCGACCGCTTCGTGGCGACGATCGTGCCCATCCTGCAGAAGTACAACTTCGACGGGATCGACATCGACATCGAGACCGGCCTGGTGGGCAGCGGCGCCATCGGCACCCTCTCCGCCTCGCAGGCCAACCTGGTGCACATCATCGACGGTGTCCTCGCCCGCATGCCCGCGGGCTTCGGACTGACGATGGCGCCGGAGACCGCGTACGTCACCGGCGGCAGCGTGGCCTACGGCTCGATCTGGGGCGCCTACCTCCCCATCGTCAAGAAGTACGCCGACAACGGCCGTCTGTGGTGGCTCAACATGCAGTACTACAACGGCAGCATGTACGGATGCTCGGGCGACTCGTACGCCGCCGGGACCGTCGCCGGGTTCGTGGCGCAGACCGACTGCCTGAACCGGGGCCTCGTCATCCAGGGCACGACGATCCGCGTGCCGTACGACAAGCAGGTCCCCGGCCTCCCGGCCCAGCCGGGCGCGGGCGGCGGCCACATGGCGCCGTCGACCGTGGCCCAGGCGTGGAACCACTACGGCGGGGCCCTCAAGGGCCTGATGACCTGGTCGGCGAACTGGGACGGGTCGAAGAACTGGACCTTCGGCGACAACGTCAAGGCACTCCAGGGCCGCTAG
- a CDS encoding HutD/Ves family protein: MHHFDVETLTAGRWRNDGGATRQIVSWPVGSEEFGWRASVADIDRDGPFSAFPGVDRTLTLLAGDGVRLACPGVFDRLLDRAGEPFAFSGDLELAAELPGGSCRVLNIMVRRGRWAARVERVTGEVAPPAGHAGVLYVLGGRWQAGPDGRALTSGQGVWWDEDAGVPGGAATPLSPDATALWADVMPTG, translated from the coding sequence ATGCACCACTTCGATGTCGAGACGCTGACGGCGGGCCGGTGGCGCAACGACGGGGGCGCGACCCGGCAGATCGTCTCGTGGCCGGTGGGCAGCGAGGAGTTCGGGTGGCGCGCGAGCGTCGCCGACATCGACCGGGACGGGCCGTTCTCGGCGTTCCCGGGCGTCGACCGGACGCTCACCCTGCTGGCGGGCGACGGCGTACGGCTCGCGTGCCCGGGGGTGTTCGATCGGCTCCTCGATCGCGCGGGCGAGCCGTTCGCGTTCTCCGGCGACCTCGAGCTCGCCGCCGAACTGCCGGGCGGCTCCTGCCGGGTGCTGAACATCATGGTGCGGCGCGGGCGCTGGGCGGCCCGCGTGGAGCGGGTCACCGGCGAGGTCGCGCCGCCCGCCGGGCACGCCGGAGTGCTCTACGTCCTGGGCGGACGCTGGCAGGCCGGCCCGGACGGGCGCGCCCTGACATCCGGCCAGGGTGTGTGGTGGGACGAGGACGCCGGCGTGCCGGGCGGAGCGGCCACACCGCTCTCGCCCGACGCGACCGCCCTGTGGGCGGACGTCATGCCGACGGGGTGA
- a CDS encoding purine-cytosine permease family protein, with product MERRTIEVIPDAERHGTPRSQFTLWFGANMQITAIVDGALAVVFGADALWAIPALLIGNVLGGIVMALHSAQGPRLGVPQMISSRAQFGVYGAVLPLLLVILMYLGFAATGSVLAGQAVSEMLHIGNTDIGILLFGALTAVVAVTGYRLIHIAGRIATVVGVLGLGYLLVRVFTQYDVGAHVGIKGFEAATFLLAVGLGAGWQLTFGPYVADYSRYLPRDTSTRATFWSTFAGSVIGSQWAMTLGALTAAVAGKAFLTDQVGFLGELAGPAFLAFLIYLVIVVGKLTVNCLNAYGGFMSILTTVTAFDGRSRISPAARATYIVGFTAVSVVIALAASDDFLTNFKNFVLLLLMVFTPWSAINLVDYYLVSRERVDIPALYDPDGRYGRWNVTALTCYVVGVAVQIPFLATKMYTGAITERLGGADISWIVGLVVTSALYRLWARRTANPPAETIHPPAETVHPVPAPVSAG from the coding sequence ATGGAACGACGCACCATCGAGGTCATCCCGGACGCCGAGCGGCACGGTACGCCGCGCAGCCAGTTCACCTTGTGGTTCGGCGCCAACATGCAGATCACCGCGATCGTCGACGGCGCCCTGGCCGTCGTCTTCGGCGCCGATGCCCTCTGGGCGATACCCGCGCTGCTGATCGGCAACGTACTGGGCGGCATCGTCATGGCGCTGCACTCCGCGCAGGGCCCGCGGCTCGGCGTACCGCAGATGATCTCCAGCCGTGCGCAGTTCGGCGTCTACGGCGCGGTCCTGCCGCTGCTCCTGGTGATCCTCATGTACCTCGGCTTCGCCGCGACCGGCAGCGTGCTGGCCGGGCAGGCGGTGTCCGAGATGCTGCACATCGGCAATACGGACATCGGCATCCTCCTCTTCGGCGCGCTGACCGCCGTGGTCGCCGTCACCGGCTACCGGCTGATCCACATCGCCGGCCGGATCGCGACCGTCGTCGGCGTCCTCGGCCTCGGCTACCTGCTGGTGCGGGTGTTCACGCAGTACGACGTCGGCGCGCACGTCGGCATCAAGGGCTTCGAGGCGGCGACCTTCCTGCTCGCCGTGGGCCTCGGCGCCGGATGGCAGCTGACCTTCGGCCCGTACGTCGCCGACTACTCGCGCTACCTGCCGCGCGACACCAGCACGCGCGCGACGTTCTGGTCCACCTTCGCCGGCTCCGTCATCGGCTCCCAGTGGGCCATGACGCTCGGCGCGCTCACCGCGGCCGTGGCGGGCAAGGCGTTCCTGACCGACCAGGTCGGCTTCCTCGGCGAGCTTGCGGGACCGGCGTTCCTCGCGTTCCTCATCTACCTCGTGATCGTGGTCGGCAAGCTGACCGTCAACTGCCTGAACGCGTACGGCGGCTTCATGTCGATCCTGACCACGGTCACCGCCTTCGACGGCCGCTCCCGGATCTCGCCCGCCGCACGCGCCACCTACATCGTCGGCTTCACCGCGGTGTCCGTCGTCATCGCGCTCGCCGCAAGCGACGACTTCCTCACCAACTTCAAGAACTTCGTGCTCCTGCTCCTGATGGTGTTCACCCCGTGGAGCGCGATCAACCTGGTCGACTACTACCTCGTGTCCCGCGAGCGCGTCGACATCCCCGCGCTGTACGACCCGGACGGCCGCTACGGCCGCTGGAACGTCACCGCGCTGACCTGCTACGTCGTCGGCGTCGCCGTGCAGATCCCGTTCCTGGCCACCAAGATGTACACCGGCGCGATCACCGAGCGGCTCGGCGGCGCCGACATCTCGTGGATCGTCGGACTCGTGGTCACCTCGGCCCTGTACAGGCTGTGGGCGCGGCGCACCGCGAACCCGCCGGCCGAGACGATCCACCCGCCCGCCGAGACCGTCCACCCGGTCCCGGCACCGGTCTCGGCCGGCTGA
- a CDS encoding YhjD/YihY/BrkB family envelope integrity protein, with the protein MEWKPRVERLRTGAERRFPVLTELTGRLVSANLLDAGTRLAAQAFLAAVPLLFAFAAFAPHGVRDQLSESLGSMFGLTGESDEQLKQVLNGSASDEVRETTGLVGATVALVSATSFSRAMARVCERAWRLPRAKTRIAAWRWVAWLLVLLLVILFQGPIRKGLGAGALVGVVLTFLVSTGVWLWTQHLLLAKRVAWLALLPGALLAATATTTLSLTARIYVPAAVDRAMGEYGAFGLVLVMLSWLIVICGAVTFAVTIGAVLAEEPPLNKYVMRDRNATPPPAEENGGIARRSTAGPFVP; encoded by the coding sequence ATGGAGTGGAAGCCGCGGGTCGAGCGTCTGAGGACGGGCGCCGAGCGACGCTTCCCCGTACTGACCGAGCTCACGGGCCGGCTGGTGTCCGCGAACCTCCTGGACGCGGGGACCAGGCTCGCCGCCCAGGCGTTCCTGGCCGCGGTCCCCCTCCTCTTCGCCTTCGCGGCCTTCGCCCCGCACGGCGTCCGTGACCAGCTGAGCGAGTCGCTCGGCTCGATGTTCGGCCTCACCGGCGAGTCCGACGAGCAGCTCAAACAGGTCCTGAACGGCTCGGCCAGCGACGAAGTCCGCGAGACGACCGGCCTGGTCGGGGCGACGGTGGCCCTCGTGTCGGCGACGAGCTTCAGCCGGGCCATGGCCCGGGTGTGCGAGCGGGCCTGGCGGCTGCCCAGGGCCAAGACCCGGATCGCGGCCTGGCGCTGGGTGGCGTGGCTCCTCGTCCTGCTGCTCGTGATCCTGTTCCAGGGCCCGATCCGGAAGGGCCTCGGCGCGGGTGCCCTGGTGGGTGTCGTCCTGACCTTCCTGGTGTCCACCGGCGTCTGGCTGTGGACCCAGCACCTGCTGCTGGCCAAGCGCGTCGCCTGGCTGGCGCTCCTGCCCGGGGCGCTGCTGGCCGCCACCGCCACCACGACGCTCAGCCTCACGGCCCGGATCTATGTGCCGGCGGCCGTCGACAGGGCCATGGGCGAATACGGCGCCTTCGGCCTGGTCCTCGTCATGCTGTCGTGGCTGATTGTCATCTGCGGCGCGGTCACGTTCGCCGTCACCATCGGAGCCGTACTCGCGGAAGAGCCGCCGCTGAACAAGTACGTGATGCGGGACAGGAACGCCACGCCGCCCCCGGCCGAGGAAAACGGGGGCATCGCCCGCCGATCGACGGCGGGGCCGTTCGTGCCGTGA
- a CDS encoding SHOCT domain-containing protein, protein MDDYPLLDLFWTMLWFFLWIMWLFLLFKIITDIFRDHELSGWGKAGWLILCLLVPFLGVLVYVIARGTGMTQRETARAKETEAAFQDYIRTSAAGSPGASGAGGGGGADELARLAELKEKGALTEEEFRKAKAKLLA, encoded by the coding sequence ATGGACGACTACCCCCTGCTCGACCTCTTCTGGACCATGCTCTGGTTCTTCCTCTGGATCATGTGGCTGTTCCTGCTGTTCAAGATCATCACGGACATCTTCCGGGACCACGAGCTCAGCGGCTGGGGCAAGGCGGGCTGGCTGATCCTCTGCCTGCTGGTTCCCTTCCTCGGCGTCCTCGTCTACGTCATCGCGCGCGGGACGGGCATGACCCAGCGGGAGACGGCGCGCGCCAAGGAGACCGAGGCGGCCTTCCAGGACTACATCCGCACATCGGCGGCCGGCTCCCCGGGAGCGTCCGGCGCGGGTGGCGGAGGGGGTGCCGACGAACTCGCGCGGCTGGCCGAACTGAAGGAGAAGGGGGCGCTCACGGAGGAGGAGTTCCGGAAGGCGAAGGCGAAGCTCCTGGCCTGA
- a CDS encoding SpoIIE family protein phosphatase, with protein MSEGRRRGDDGSGPRPGGTAPPGGTAPPGGPVTPGGPGTGPAPPLDPAVFDGAVAAVALLAGPEGRLLYTNAAFTRMFGARRLGLPAREAFADPDGWRFLSVLDEVRATGRARQVTGAREPDPGAPAQARYFVYSCSPVTTSEGEGILVVAMDTTTETFALQRYRALVSAVSVMVWVMHADGTMEEIVPGWERLTGVPWHPRADEGWYARIHPRDRDRLGAGWRDSATRGAGGVFQCTFRVRAADGSYRHLSTRGVPVLREGRVAEWIAATVDIEDTWRAQLRERLLARVATVTGQSLGEAFGEVVKIVVPELTDACLILLLSHEEWPLPEHARVTARRVASATRPGLPAPPALLGQSVTVTRTVREVLESRVPRTFGIPVGGPVPAELLPAVTERWLAASGATSVTLIPLVVDDTVLGYAATSTNGDTPALGPTETDLLREVLHHAQQPIRKALDLQRARRTALALQRAQLTRPPAVDGASLAASYQPASSANEIGGDWYDAFVLPDGTLVLDVGDVVGHDLAAATAMTQMRNMLRALAYSRGPGTTPADVLARFDEVAEGLGAAPFATAVHTQLRRLPDLRWSLSWSNAGHPPPLLIPAHGDPLFLNGTEEDLPLCVDLSLPRSTHTRVLGAGDTLLLYTDGLVETPTASLAQGQRRLAREAAHHRRAALPELLHELQRLSDHRDDTAMIAFRAGAPESPESP; from the coding sequence GTGAGTGAAGGGCGCCGCCGCGGTGACGACGGATCCGGGCCGCGCCCCGGCGGAACCGCGCCCCCCGGCGGAACCGCGCCCCCCGGCGGACCCGTGACGCCCGGCGGACCCGGGACGGGCCCCGCGCCGCCCCTGGACCCGGCGGTCTTCGACGGCGCGGTCGCCGCCGTGGCGCTGCTCGCGGGCCCCGAGGGCCGCCTCCTCTACACCAACGCCGCCTTCACGAGGATGTTCGGCGCCCGGCGGCTGGGCCTGCCCGCCCGGGAGGCGTTCGCGGACCCCGACGGCTGGCGGTTCCTGTCGGTCCTGGACGAGGTACGGGCCACGGGGCGGGCCCGCCAGGTCACCGGCGCCCGCGAGCCCGACCCCGGGGCGCCCGCGCAGGCACGGTACTTCGTCTACTCCTGCAGTCCCGTGACCACGTCCGAGGGCGAGGGAATCCTCGTGGTGGCGATGGACACCACCACCGAGACGTTCGCCCTGCAGCGGTACCGGGCCCTGGTCTCCGCCGTGTCGGTGATGGTGTGGGTCATGCACGCCGACGGGACGATGGAGGAGATCGTCCCCGGCTGGGAGCGGTTGACCGGCGTCCCCTGGCATCCGCGCGCCGACGAGGGCTGGTACGCGCGCATCCACCCCCGCGATCGCGACCGGCTCGGCGCGGGCTGGCGCGACAGCGCGACGCGCGGTGCCGGAGGCGTCTTCCAGTGCACCTTCCGCGTGCGCGCCGCGGACGGCTCGTACCGCCACCTCTCCACGCGCGGGGTCCCCGTCCTGCGGGAAGGCCGCGTCGCCGAGTGGATCGCCGCCACCGTCGACATCGAGGACACCTGGCGCGCCCAGCTGCGGGAGCGGCTCCTCGCCCGGGTCGCGACCGTCACGGGGCAGAGCCTGGGGGAGGCGTTCGGCGAGGTCGTGAAGATCGTCGTGCCCGAACTGACCGACGCCTGTCTGATCCTGCTGCTCTCCCATGAGGAGTGGCCGCTGCCCGAGCACGCCCGCGTCACCGCCCGGCGGGTCGCCTCCGCCACTCGTCCCGGACTGCCGGCGCCGCCCGCCCTGCTCGGGCAGAGCGTCACGGTCACCCGGACGGTCCGCGAGGTCCTGGAGTCCCGCGTCCCCCGCACCTTCGGCATCCCCGTCGGCGGCCCCGTACCGGCCGAGCTCCTGCCGGCCGTCACGGAACGGTGGCTCGCCGCCTCGGGGGCCACGAGCGTCACCCTGATCCCGCTGGTCGTCGACGACACCGTCCTCGGATACGCGGCCACCAGTACCAACGGCGACACCCCGGCCCTCGGCCCGACCGAGACCGACCTGCTGCGCGAGGTCCTCCACCACGCCCAGCAGCCGATCCGCAAGGCCCTCGACCTCCAGCGCGCCCGGCGGACCGCGCTCGCCCTCCAGCGCGCCCAGCTCACCCGGCCGCCCGCCGTCGACGGGGCGAGTCTGGCCGCCTCCTACCAGCCGGCCAGCTCCGCCAACGAGATCGGCGGGGACTGGTACGACGCGTTCGTCCTGCCCGATGGCACGCTCGTCCTCGACGTCGGCGATGTCGTCGGGCACGATCTCGCCGCCGCCACCGCGATGACCCAGATGCGCAACATGCTCCGCGCCCTGGCCTACAGCCGCGGGCCCGGCACGACCCCCGCCGATGTGCTCGCCCGGTTCGACGAGGTGGCCGAGGGGCTGGGTGCGGCGCCCTTCGCGACGGCCGTCCACACCCAGCTGCGCCGGCTTCCGGACCTCCGGTGGTCCCTGAGCTGGTCCAACGCCGGTCACCCGCCGCCGCTGCTGATCCCGGCCCACGGCGACCCGCTCTTCCTCAACGGTACGGAGGAGGACCTGCCGCTCTGCGTCGACCTCAGCCTCCCGCGCAGCACCCACACCCGCGTGCTCGGTGCGGGGGACACTCTCCTGCTCTACACGGACGGTCTGGTCGAGACGCCCACCGCTTCCCTCGCGCAGGGACAGCGGCGACTGGCGCGCGAGGCGGCCCACCACCGGCGGGCGGCGCTGCCCGAACTGCTGCACGAACTCCAGCGCCTCTCCGATCATCGCGACGACACCGCGATGATCGCCTTCCGTGCCGGGGCACCCGAGTCACCCGAGTCGCCGTAG
- a CDS encoding DUF5701 family protein: MPDTSPTATVPPLPPLAAQAERLIELGVHEIAGVSADALRAFAAGAGADGDGSGALLAVHPDRAPASALAPLLSRDGKPGFVVVDMPDVDDFAPSDITLPDAPFYLVTGVDRGDHMSNWSPDEALPALVKEDRTPLVLTEGILWVLQQPAALERNLCFMTIGSRLRKANGALDARTPAIWISNGTGRDGRERRNAPKVGWCWWGNRHTWLGFASAAGRGR, translated from the coding sequence TTGCCCGACACGTCCCCCACCGCCACCGTGCCCCCGCTCCCGCCGCTCGCCGCGCAGGCCGAGCGCCTGATCGAGCTCGGGGTGCACGAGATCGCCGGGGTCTCCGCCGACGCTCTGCGGGCCTTCGCCGCCGGTGCCGGTGCCGATGGCGATGGCAGTGGCGCTCTGCTCGCCGTGCACCCGGACCGCGCCCCGGCGTCCGCGCTCGCCCCGCTCCTCAGCCGTGACGGCAAGCCCGGCTTCGTCGTCGTCGACATGCCCGATGTCGACGACTTCGCCCCGTCCGACATCACGCTCCCCGACGCACCCTTCTACCTGGTCACCGGTGTCGACCGCGGCGACCACATGTCCAACTGGAGCCCGGACGAGGCACTGCCCGCCCTCGTCAAGGAGGACCGCACCCCGCTCGTGCTCACCGAAGGCATCCTCTGGGTGCTCCAGCAGCCGGCCGCCCTCGAACGGAACCTCTGCTTCATGACCATCGGTTCCCGGCTGCGCAAGGCGAACGGCGCCCTGGACGCCCGTACCCCCGCGATCTGGATCAGCAACGGCACGGGGCGGGACGGCCGCGAGCGGCGCAACGCCCCGAAGGTGGGCTGGTGTTGGTGGGGCAACCGCCACACCTGGCTGGGCTTCGCCTCGGCCGCGGGCCGCGGGCGCTAG